Proteins from a single region of Anastrepha ludens isolate Willacy chromosome 5, idAnaLude1.1, whole genome shotgun sequence:
- the LOC128865416 gene encoding pescadillo homolog has translation MRRLKKYNSGEAVQYITRRAALRKLQLSLNDFRRLCIIKGVYPREPKHRRRAQKGSSDIKILYHAKDIRFLLHEPIVWTLRDYKIFGKKTGRDRAVKDFRNLKRRLALFPELRIDHIVKERYPTFIDAIKDLDDCLTLLFLFSTFPSLRLIPREQSLLCRRLTMEFLHYIINTRSLRKVFISIKGFYFQADIKGQKVTWIMPHHYPFKPHSKAEVDFKVMSIFVEFYTIMLGFVNYRLYHSAGYAYPPRFHGDVIADSEDNFKDELTYWSDRIAALNSDLVSTEHEADEETEEMDLDLLEQGQNSNRLMKLRKEAQELKRLRTLFKGLKFFINREVPREPLVILIRSFGGKVSWDRTVFAGATFDEIDETITHQIVDRPALGEQYISRDYIQPQWVFDCVNQRSLLPTNRYFVGVTLPPHLSPFVDINRESYVPPEEECLQNESTSNLQKKKETVSTEKETMNFFPLNDEQLQVAYMEEKADIEQYDQKDDRNNISEDEKETHKSQNAMSMSVQAGKVHKENKRVIHKNNVDEHRLQARMVKSRHRNLFRKLIREKQVKEKEKWLLRKKRRAIEAREGDNSK, from the exons ATGAGGCGTTTAAAAAAG TATAATTCTGGAGAGGCGGTGCAGTATATAACTCGCCGTGCGGCTTTGCGTAAGCTACAGTTGTCATTGAATGATTTTCGTCGTCTCTGTATCATAAAAGGTGTTTATCCACGTGAACCAAAACATCGCAGGCGTGCTCAAAAAGGATCTTCGGATATTAAAATACTCTACCATGCGAAGGACATACGTTTTTTGTTACATGAACCAATCGTTTGGACACTTCGGGACTATAAA ATATTCGGAAAGAAAACTGGGCGTGATCGTGCTGTAAAAGATTTTCGTAATTTGAAGCGACGACTTGCATTATTTCCTGAATTGAGAATAGACCATATCGTCAAGGAACGTTATCCTACTTTTATCGATGCGATAAAAGATCTTGACGATTGTTTGACTCTACTTTTTCTCTTCAGTACATTTCCATCATTGCGTTTGATACCTCGTGAACAGTCACTGCTATGCCGCCGTCTCACCATGGAATTTTTGCATTATATTATAAACACGAGATCACTTCGGAAGGTTTTCATCTCAATTAAAGGCTTTTATTTCCAAGCTGATATAAAAGGCCAAAAAGTGACCTGGATAATGCCACATCATTACCCATTTAAGCCACATTCCAAAGCAGAGGTTGACTTCAAAGTGATGTCCATATTTGTTGAGTTTTATACGATAATGCTTGGGTTTGTAAACTATCGTCTATACCATAGTGCTGGTTATGCATACCCACCAAGGTTTCATGGAGATGTAATTGCTGATTCCGAAGATAACTTCAAAGATGAGTTAACATATTGGTCAGACCGAATTGCTGCATTAAACTCGGACTTGGTTTCCACAGAACATGAGGCAGATGAAGAAACTGAAGAGATGGATTTAGATTTGCTTGAACAGGGACAAAATTCAAACCGCTTAATGAAGCTCAGGAAAGAGGCACAAGAACTAAAGCGATTGCGAACACTTTTTAAGGGCTTAAAGTTCTTTATTAATAGAGAAGTACCCCGGGAACCCTTGGTAATTTTAATACGATCGTTTGGTGGAAAAGTTTCGTGGGATCGTACCGTATTTGCTGGTGCTACATTTGATGAAATTGACGAGACAATTACTCATCAAATAGTAGATAGACCTGCTCTAGGTGAGCAATATATTTCTCGTGATTATATTCAACCTCAATGGGTATTTGATTGTGTGAACCAGCGGTCTTTACTTCCGACAAACAGATATTTTGTGGGAGTTACACTTCCTCCGCACTTATCGCCATTTGTTGATATTAATCGTGAGTCGTATGTCCCACCTGAAGAGGAATGCCTACAAAATGAGTCTACTTCTAATCTTCAGAAGA AGAAGGAAACTGTTTCCACGGAAAAAGAAACTATGAACTTTTTCCCTTTGAATGACGAGCAATTACAAGTCGCTTATATGGAGGAAAAAGCTGATATCGAACAATATGATCAAAAGGATGACCGTAATAACATAAGCGAAGACGAAAAGGAAACCCACAAAAGCCAAAAT GCAATGTCCATGAGTGTCCAAGCTGGGAAGGtacacaaagaaaataaaagagttattcataaaaataacgTGGATGAGCATCGCTTACAAGCTCGAATGGTAAAGTCACGGCACCGAAATCTATTTAGAAAACTTATTCGCGAAAAACAAGTTAAAGAGAAGGAAAAATGGCTTTTGCGAAAAAAGCGACGAGCTATCGAGGCTCGAGAAGGTGATAATTCAAAATGA